CCAGGCCTCCAGGCTCATCAACCGGGAGAAGGCGGCCGCCGTCGTCCGGCACATCACATACCACCGGCTGGACGCGTCGTATGACGCCGCCCTCTTCACCAATGCCGTCCGCCGGGGCAGGCTGGGGTGCACCGCCGTGCCCGCCGCCCATTCGATCTCAGACTATGTGATCTGTGACACCGACAGGGAACGGGCCTTTGCCGAGGCGCTGGAGGCCAGCGAGGCGGTCAGATTATATGTCCGACTTCCCAAGTCCTTCTTCATTCCCACCCCGGTGGGGCGGTACACGCCCGACTGGGCCATCGCCCTCCGGGACCGCGCAGGGGATCCCGTCTATTTCGTGGCAGAGACCAGCGGCAGGGCCCCACAGCCCCAGGGCGTGGAGGCGGCGAAACTCCAGTGCGCCCGCGCACACTTCGCCGCGGTCAGCGGCGGAGAGGTGATGTGCGGCGCCGTCCGTGACTTGGATGAGCTCCTGCGCATCGTGGGCTGAAGCCCCGGGGCCGCACAGTATGCACGGCGGCGTATGGAAGGCCCCCCGCTATGGACAGAGAAGCGCGGCCTGAAATCAAGTGATTTCAGGCCGCGCCGGCTTGTGTGCAGCTGTGAGGTCTGCAAGAATTCGAATACACTGCCGGTTCCCCGGCTTTCAGCAAGCGGGCCGCCGCAGCGGCACGCTCCGGAACTCCGGCCCGGCGGAGTCTGTTTGAGCCGCCGCATCCCCGGTGCGCCGCCAAAGCCGGCCCCCATCTCAGGGCAGAACTGCCTGTGCCAGGCGGTTGTCAATGCCCTGTCCCCTCCCCCGCCCGGGGTGCGCCGCCCCGCCCCCGCAGACGGCGGAACCGCCGGTGAGAAGCAGTCTTCCCGCCGTTCTCACGCCGTCCCGTGGGGGATGATGACCTTCTCCACCCGGATCTTCCCATCCTCCGCCTCCGCCGTCATCATGGTGATCTCCTGATGGAACCGCCGAGGGCCGCAGGAGCCCGGGTTGAGCCAGAGGACGCCGCCTTTCTCCTCCTGCACGTACTTGTGGGAGTGGCCGAACACCACCGCGTCCACACCGGCCAGGTCCGCCGGGACCTCCTTTCTGTTGTGGACCATGAAAAAGGTCACGCCGCCCAGGGTAACGGTGAGATCGTGCGGGATGGCCTCCGCCCAGTCCTTGTCGTTGTTGCCCCGGACGATGTACAGCGGCGCATACTGCCGCAGCTCATCCACGATGCTCTGCCTGTTGATATCTCCGCCATGGAGGATGGCGTCGGCGGTCTTTAGATGCTCCGTGACCTCCGGCCGCAGCAGGCCGTGGGTGTCGGAGAGAATGGCAAGTTTCATAGGTTTCCCCTCCCCCTCAGATGATAATGCCCTCGCAGTGGTCGATCTCGTGCTGGATAATCTGGGCCGTCCAGCCGGTGAAGGTCTTGATCCGCTCCTGGAATTTTTCGTTCTGCCAGCGGACCTTGATGGACTCCCACCGCCGGGCTCTGCGGGTGCCGGAGAGGGACAGGCACCCCTCCTCCGCCTCATAGGGGCCGGCCCTTTTCACGATCTCCGGATTGAACATGACCATATAGCCGCCCTGGTTGTCGAAGGCGATGATGCGCTTGTTCACGCCGATCATGTTGGCCGCCATACCTACGCAGCCGTCCCTGTGGACTTCCAGTGTCTCCAGCAGATCCGCCGCCACCGGCAGGTCCTCCGGAGAGGCGGGCTCGGCCTTTTGGGCCAGAAATGCCTGGTCTTTGCAGATGTCCCGAATCATGATGGGTCCTCCTTGTGTCGTTGAATCGCCGCCGCTATGGTCTCCGCCGCAATGCGGGCCCCCTGCCCGCTGGGGTGGACGCCATCGGCGGCGTAGAGGTCCTGCGTGCCGGGCAGCTGGTAAAACCGCCGCCCCACGTCGGCAAGCAGGGCGCGGTTTTCCTCCGCCGCCCTGCGGTACGCCGCGGACAGGTTCCGGGCCATCCCACCATAGTCCCATCCCTTGGCCGACAGCCGGGCCCCACCCTTCTGATAGGCCCAGGTGGCATAGAGCACCGGGATGGCCCCGTTCTCCCGGATCTGCCGGCAGAGCCGCTCCACGCTGGCGAAAAAGCTCCCGGGAGCGGTGATGGGGCCGTGGCTCATTTCCTGCAGCACCACATAGTCCCACTGCTCCTTTGCAAGCGCCGCCTGCGTTCGGGCGCCCAGCCGGGTGTTCGGGTTCAGATGCTCGGACAGCCGGGCCCCGCCCCGGGTATGGCAGACCACTTCCGCCCCGGTCAGTTCCGCCAGAATGTCCGGCATATCTTGGGCAGAGGTGAGGCTGTTGCCCAGCATCAGAATCCGCATGGTGCTCCTCCTTGTCTCGTTTCCGTGCGCGTCTGCGCGAAAGGCTCCCGCCGTCAATGCTCGGGGCAGCGCTCCATAAGCCCCCTGCCGGATTTGCTGATATCCCCATATCCCGCCGGAGCCGCAGCGGCCCGCTCTGGGCGGCACCGGTTCTCCCATTGATGGTTCCCTCCAGCAGGCGCACGGTGCCGGGGAACGATGCGTTTCATGGGGCGAAATCCCGGCGGCAAGGGCCCTGTGCCCCTGCTCCGCGAAGTGGCACACCGTCATAGGCCGGGGAGACGTTCCACCGCCCGGCAAGGGTCCGGCAGCACCCGGCGAAGGTCCGGGAAGCGGCAATGAGCATTTGGCCCGGCACCCATTCCCCCGGGGACCGGGACGGCAACGCGAACAGAGGGATCTTCCCCCGTGCCAGCTCCAGGCCGGTCAGGAATCGCTCCATCCGCTCCGCCGTGGCCTTGGGCCTGCGGCCCTGCAAAAGGTCATTGGTGCCCAGCATCACGATCAGCAGGTCGGTGTCCGCCGGAATGTCAGGTGCCGCGTCGGGGAGCTCCCGGCCGTTGGCGCCCCAGTTGCCCAACACCCATCCGGTTTCGGCCGCCAGGATGTCCACCCATCAGCTGCCCGGGGCACAGCGCCCGCCCAGCCGGGACCGGGGATCGTAGCCCCAGGTGCTGGAATCGGCGAAACAGATGACCTTCCTCACAGCTGTCCCTCCAAGGCACAAGCCCCGGACGTGCCCTCACCTTCCCCGCATCCCGTTTAGGCCGGTGCGTGCGGTGCTATTCTGCCTGCGGCATTTGTGATTTCATCACGGTGCAATTCATAGATATGCGGTATGATGAACCCACTCAATTTAGGGAGGCATGCTATGAATTCCGTGAAAAAGCGGCGCAGAGCCGTGGTGGACCCGTCAGCCTGTGTGGCCTGCGGCTGCTGTGTGAAGGTCTGTCCCCTGCAGGCCATTGAGATCGTGCGGGGCGTTATGGCCCAGGTCCGGCAGGACAAATGCGTGGGCTGCGGCAAGTGCGCCAGGGAGTGTCCGGCCAGCGTCATCAAAATCCGGGAGGTAGAGGCATGAAGAAGCACTGGTACGACTATCTGTGGATCGCTTCGCTCCTGTACCTCCTGCTGGGATTTTTCAACATTCTGTTTGCCTGGCTGGGCCTGCTGTGCTTCTTCATCCCCCTCATCATCTCCGTGGTCAGCGGGACCAAGAGCTACTGCAACCGCTACTGCGGCCGGGGCCAGCTGTTTGGGCTGCTGGGCGGGCGCTTCGGGCTGTCCCGCAGGAAAGACATCCCCAAATGGATGAAAAGCAAGGCGTTCCGATACGGATTTCTCGCCTTTTTCTTCGCCATGTTCTTTCTGATGCTGTGGAACACCTATTTGGTGTTCGCCGGTGTGCGGGATCTGGGGCAGGCGGTCACCCTGCTGTGGACCTTCAAGCTGCCCTGGAACTGGGCCTACCACGGCACCCTTTTCCATCCCGGCGTGGCGCAGTTCGCCTTCGGCTTCTACGGCGTCATGCTCACATCCACAGTCTTGGGGCTAATCACCATGGTGCTGTTCAAGCCCCGCAGCTGGTGTGTCTACTGCCCCATGGGCACCATGACACAGCTGATCTGCAAAGCAAGGAACAGCCGCACATGACCGTGCCGTATCACGCGGCTCAATCCTGCAACTGCCGCAGCCTGTCCTCATCAAGGAGCCGGACCATGCCCCGGGAGAGCCGCACCATGCCCTCGCTCTGAAAATAGCGCAGCATCCTGGTAATCACCTCCCGGTGGGTGCCCAGGTGATTGGCAATGGCCTCATGGGTGATCTTCAGCACGCTGCTCCCCTCGATGGAAGCCTCCTCCAGCAGAAAGGCCGCCACCCGCTTGTCCAGGCTCTTCCACATGACCTGCTCCATCAGCCACATGACCTCGGAGAACCGGCTGGCCATCAGCTCGTTGGTGTAGTTGGCCACAGGCGCCGACGTCTCCATGATGTCCTGGTAGACCTCCGCGGGAATGACCCAGAGGTCCGTGTCCTTCTCCGCCTGGATGGTGACCTCAAACTGGATGGAGCGCATGATGCAGGACGCAGAGAACAGGCACAGATCCCGGTCGAACAGGCGGTAAATGGTGATCTCCCGCCCCTCATCAGAGAGGATATAGGCCCGGAGCTGCCCCGCCTTCACCAGGAGGAGTCCGGTGCAGTCCATGTCCCCGTTGTGCAGGATCGTCCCCTTCTTCACGGTTCGGAAATTCAGATTGCTGCGGATCCGGTCCTGCTGGTCTGTTTGGAGCTTGTTCCAGATGGGAAAATAGTCCTGAAAGGTCATTCCGTGTCCCTCCTCATCGTGTTCTCAGTATAGTTGACAGGAGCTTTGCTGTCAACCGGCCCGCTTTTCGGAAAATCCCGTGTTTTGGGTGATGTCGTCACAGAAAAATCGCGGACTTTCGGTTATACTAGGACCAAACCAAGGAAAGGAGCTGACCAGCATGGCGGCTATCAATCTAAACAAGGAACAATTCCAGCAGATGGCAGAGGGCGGCAAGCCCATCCTGGTGGATTTCTGGGCTCCCTGGTGCGGCTACTGCCGCCGGATCGGGCCCGCGTATGAGAAGATCGCGGACGAATACGGCGACCGTCTCACCGTGGCGAAGGTAAACATCGACGAGGAGGCCGCGCTGGCCGAGGCGGCGCAGATCGAGGTCATTCCTACGCTGGTCCTGTATCGGGACGGGAAAGCCGTGGATTCTATCGTCAACCCCGGGTCCAAAGCGGCCATCGACCAGTTCATCCAGGAGGCTATGGCGAAGTAAGGAGGCGGAATCCATGGGCGAAACTCGTGTCTACGACATGATCGTGGTGGGCGGCGGGCCGGGCGGCTATACGGCGGCGCTCTATGCAGCCAGGGCCGGGCTGGATACACTGGTGCTGGAGAAACTCTCGGCAGGCGGGCAGATGGCCCTGACGGAGGAGATCGACAACTATCCCGGCTATGAGGACGGGATCGACGGCTTCACCCTGGCGGAGAAGATGCAGCGGCAGGCAGAGCGGTTCGGTGCGCAGACAGCGTACGCACAGGTGGAGCGCATGGAACTGACCGCTGCCCCCAAGGCGCTGAAGACCAGCGAGGGGACCTTTTATGCCAGGACGGTAATCCTTGCCACCGGAGCCAATCCCAGGGAGCTGGGCCTTGCAGGCGAGGAGGCCCTGGTGGGCCGGGGTGTGGCCTACTGTGCCGCCTGCGACGGGATGCGCTACAAGGGCAAAACGGTCGCCGTGGTGGGCGGCGGGAATTCCGCCGCCGGCGACGCCCTGCTTTTGAGCCGTATCGCCGAAAGGGTGGTCCTGGTGCACCGCAGGGACCAGCTACGGGCCACGAAGATCTACCACGAGCCACTGATACAGGCAGAGAACGTGGAATTCCGCTGGAACAGCACTGTTACGGAGCTGCTGCACGAAGAGAAGCTGACCGGCATCCGGCTGCGGGATGTGCAGACCGGGGCGGAATCCGTCCTTCCCTGCGACGGGCTCTTCATCAGCGTCGGCAGAAAGCCGGCCACGGAGCTGGTGAAAGGCCAGCTGGAGCTGGATGCCGGCGGCTATGTGACGGCGGACGAAACCACAAGGACCAATCTCCCCGGCGTCTATGCCGTGGGCGATGTACGGACGAAGCCGCTGCGCCAGGTAGTGACGGCCGTGGCCGATGGGGCCATGGCGGTCCACATGGCGGAAGAATATCTGGCAGGCGGCGCCTGATCGAAGAAATGCGGCAGAGAACGGCTGAAGTCCTCCCGCATATATGCCCATCCCGTTCAAAATGCAGGCATCCGGGATGCAGGCGGCCTGAAAAGAACACAGCTGCCCGGAGTATCTGATGGAACAGATTCCTCCGGGCAGTTTTTGTATCCTTGTTTTGCAGAGCGGCAGGCCACGGAAAAGGAACCTGTCATGCGGCAAACCGCGCGGTCCGGCGGAGCCCTTTGGGCAGGATCCTCAGTTCTGTTCCAGCAGCCGTCTGACTTCTGAAATACTGTCCACCGGCCGGGCACAGGCGCCGTTCCGGCATAGATAGTACCGGACGCCTGTCTCCGGAATCGGATAGGCCTCCGTGAAGGGGGCAAGCTCCTCCAGCGGCTTTGCCGTCTCCGGCGTTTTCACCAGCACCGTCAGTTCGGGCCTGGAGGCCTCCCGCAGAAAAGCCGCCAACTCCTCCGGCATGGTCCGGGCCGCGCAGACCAGCTCCGCCGAGGGCCACAGCTCCTCCAGAAACACCAGCATGGCAAAACCGTGTCCGGCGGGATAGGTCCGGGTGGCCCCAGCCAGATAGCCCAGCTGCAGATCGGCGGCGGTCCGCCAGCGGGCCTCCCCGGTGAGGCGGGCCAGGCGGGAGAGAACCAGCGCCGCTGCCGCATTGCCCGACGGCATGGCCCCGTCATAGGTCTCCTTTGTCCGGGTGATGAGCTGTTCCCCATCCGCCGCGTAGGGGTAAAACCCGCCGTTTTTCCCGTCAAAAAACTGCTCCAGCAGCCGTGCCGTCAGGTCCCCGGCCTCCGCCAGATAGGCGGTCCGGAAGGTCACGCCGTAGAGTTCCAGCAAGCCCCAGGCGCAGAAGGCGTAATCATCCAGCTTTCCGGGGTGGGCCGCCTGCCCCGCCCGCCATCTGGCCAGCAGACGACCGTTTTCCTCTGTGAGGCTCCGCTTCAAAAATGCCGCGGCTCCCACGGCGGCGTCCCGATAGCGGGGCTCATCCAGGGCCAGTCCCGCCCGGGCCAGGGCCGCAATCATCAGTCCATTCCATGCGGCAAGCACCTTGTCGTCCCTGTGGAGGCAGGTCCGTTCCAAGCGGTAGGCATACACCCTCTCCCGCAGGGGCCTGATGCGCACCGGCTCCCGCTGGACCTGTTCCCGGCCGATTAGGTTGAGGATATTTTTCCCCGCAAAGTTCCCCGTCTCGGTGACGCCGTACCAGCCGCAGAACGCCTCTGCGTCCTCCGGTCCCAGCAGGTCTCTCAGCTCGCCTTCGGTGAATACATAGTATTTCCCCTCCTCGCCCTCGCTGTCCGCGTCCTGTCCGCAGTAGAATCCGCCCTGAAAATCACGCAGCTCCCGCAGGACGTAATCCAGCGTGCGGCGGACGATCTCCCCATAGAGCGGGCGCCGGGTCTGCTGATAGGCCTCCGTATAGGCCAGTGCCAGCAGGGCGTTGTCATAGAGCATCTTTTCAAAGTGGGGCACCAGCCACATTTCATCGGTAGAGTACCGGGCAAAGCCGCCGCCCACATGGTCGAACAGGCCGCCTCGGTACATGCTCTCCAGCGTCTGCTCCGCCATGGCCCCGGCCTGGGACTCCCCTGTGCGCCGGGCGTACCGGAGCAGGAAGATCAGATTATGAGGCGTGGGGAATTTTGGCGCGTGCCCGAAGCCGCCCCAGCGGGTGTCAAAACTCCGGGCGTAAAGGCCCGCCGCCATGCCTGCCAGTGCCCGGTCTGGAAAGCCGGTGCCTGCGCCCTCCGCTTCCCTGAGCCGGTCGGTCAGCGCCTCTCCGGCGGTCAGCAGACTGCCCCTATCTTCCCGCCACAGGCGCGCCGCCTGCTGCAGCAGGGACAGCAGCGCCTGTCTGGGGAGGTACGTCCCCGCCCAGAAGGGCTCCTGCTCCGGCGTGAGCAGCACCGTCAGCGGCCATCCGCCGGAGCCTGTCATAGCCACGCAGGCGGCCATATAGACCGCGTCCACATCCGGGCGCTCCTCCCGGTCGACTTTGATCGGGATAAAATCCCGGTTGATCGCCTCCGCCACCGTCTCGTCCTCAAAGGACTCATGGGCCATGACGTGGCACCAGTGGCAGGTGGAGTAGCCGATGCTGAGGAACACCGGCTTGTCCTCCTCCCGTGCGGTCTGGAATGCCTCGCTCCCCCAGGGCCGCCAGTCCACGGGATTTTCCCGGTGCTGGAGCAGATACGGGGATTGTTCAAATTGCAGCCGGTTGGGCATGGGTCGTCCTCCTTTGACCGGGCGGCGCACTGCCGCCCGCATGGTTCCGCAGGTTTTCCGTCCAGTGCCGCGCTTGCCCCCTGCTTATACAAGGCGTTTTCCCCATCCGGCACGGGCCGGGGGCCGCAGTTTGTTCCGCGGACTTCCGCCTCAGCGGGCCAGATCCGGCGGGAGCGGCCGGGCAAAGCGCGCCCCTGGTGTCGGACCGGGCAGGTAGATTCCGGCAAGTAGCGCCCTGGCCCGCCAAGGTATCCAGGTCGTCATGCCTTCCCCCGCCAAAAAGTCTTGCAGTGGGCCTTTTCGGTGCGGTTGAAGGCGATCATCCGGCGCAGCAGCGTGTAATCCACGTCCCTCTCCCACGGGATGCGGAACAGCATTTTGCCCCGGCATAGCCGCCCCGGGCGATTTCCCGGAAAAAGCCCTCCAAGCCCGCCCCGGAGAAACGGCCAGATGCCCGGCGGAGACGCTGATCCCGACGATGAACGTCCCATGATCTGTGAACACAGGCTGGTTCCATGCAACCCTGAGCTCCAGGCCGGAAAACGTCCGTTCCGCCCACTCCAGCACCTCCGCCATACGGACGCGGCGCTGCGGCGCTTTCGCCTGCGCCAGATAATCTGCTAAGGTCTCCAATCCACCCGCCCCTTCACATCCAAAGAGCAGAAATAGTCTGTGCATTTCAGGAGGGATTATCACCCCTCGCCTCAAGCAGCGGCGCCCCGGGCGGCCGCTCTTCCGTCAGGACCTGCAGCCTGTTCCGGAAACGAGGGCCTCCTTCAGGTTCATTTCCTGCCCTCCTTGCCCAGGCTGATCTTGTATCCATCATAAGTGAAAAAGGGCCGCACCCGGGCGGAGGTGGACCAGGTAACTGCCTGTCTCACCGGGTACACGCTGGCGGACCTCGCCCGGCTGGAGCGGTCCAGCGTCACCTGCGCTCACTTTTTTCAACGTGCCCCCGCCATGAATCCTGACCGTGCCCTCATCACCGACAAGGTCTGCGGTGTCCGGGTATGGGACCTGCTGATACGGGATATCCGGTATCTGGGCAAGCTGGTGGACGAGCTGCCCAAGGGACCCCTATGGAGCAGATTCTCCGGAAAAACAAGTATGTCCCGGAGCTTCTGGCCTTTCAGAAACTCGGGGCTGTTTTCGCCTCGAGAGCCCTTTGCTTTGCCGCCGAGAAGGGGCAGCGTTTTCCGATGCACTGGCTGTTTCGGGCACTGTAAGAGCAGACGGGCACGCTGTGCTGCATCTCCACCCCCAGGTGCTCCCGGACAAAGTCCACGGCAGCCTGGACGGCCAGCCAGGAATCCCGTTTGCAGCACCGGGGGCCACCCACCTTGCCGATGCTGTCCAGGGCCCGGGCGGTCATCTGATTGCTCAATCCCCAGGGCTCCCGGGCCAGGGGCGTGGATGCCGTGGCGATGGCCAGGAACTGCCCCGCGCTGATCCCCGCCCCGCAGGCGCCCCAGAAGCCGCAGGCCCCGCCGGGGACAGCTTTGCCCCGGCTGTACATCTCCCGGAGAGCGCTCTCCAGGTCCAACTTGCCCCCGGCATTTTTATAGGCGGTGAGCAGCGCCGCTCCCACCATCACATGGTGCTCTGGCCCGTGCATATGGCAGAAGGACAGGTCCATCATCCGGCGGAGGATAGCGGCGGGGTCGGCGGAAGTCTCCGCCAAGCACAGGCCGAAGATGGTGTCCATGCCCTGGGTATGGCAGTCATTGCAAACATAATGGCCGTTGACGCACCGGGTCTTGCTGGATTCCTTTTTATGGCAGATGGCGCACTCCATGTCCTCGTCCCGGACCAGATATTCCAGCGGTGCCTTGCAGATCAGGCATTCTTCTGGATGCAAATCGATCACTCCTCCCTTATCCGCAGCGCAGGAAGTCACGCGGCTGCGCAGTCCCGACGCCCCCCACAATATGCTGTGGGGAAATGTTCTTTCTCATAAATCGGCTCCCCCCGATGCGTTCATCCACACATCAGCTGTGTACTCTCTCCTGTTATTTTCTATCATACAATAGCCAAGATAACCCGCTGAATGTAAAATCCGCTTAAGGGGAGCAAACATTTTCTCCGGCTGTACATGCAGTCATTCTATCCGTTCAGCGTTTTCCGGAAGCATAGTCGCCCATATGGATGTCCACCACTCCCCTGGGCGGCTGGATCAGGGCATCCTCGTACTGGCACTTCCACTGAATCTCCCGGCTCATCCGGCCATTCTCTATGCCGTCAATCGTTTCCCCATCCCCAATGGGGTTATCATGCTCCAGTATGTACGACGCCGCATTATAGGCGTGGTTCACTACCCAGTTGGGATCCATGCTATGGAAGTGGTACTGGAGGTCCGGCAGGAACAGGGTGTTCATGCCCACTGTGTCGATGAGCATATCCTCGGTGCCCTCAATGTTGAAGAAGCGGACATTGACACCAAATCGGATGAAGCGGTCCGAGCCCTCGATCTGGTGGGAACGCACATATTCCGCCAGCAAGAGCTTGCCGCAGTTCTGGAAATAGAACGCCTCACAGGTGGGGTACAGCTCTGCCAGGGCCTCCACGAAGTCGGCGTCCAGGTTGGCCCTCTCCAGGGCCGGAAGCGCCGCCGCCAGCATATCAGTGGCCACGACCTGATACCGGCACTCCCGAAAGATTCGCTCTCGGTCCTCCCGGCAGTCCCACATCTGGCTCATAAGGAACGCATCGAAGCCCTTGCCCTTGAATTTGTCACATCCCATCACCATCAGCTGCACCGGGCATTTGCCGTCCTGAAATTCCGCGATATGATCCAGGGCAGCAAAGCCTGCCATCTTTTTATCACGGCAGAAACACTCTACCGCGCCGATGTGCTTTTTCATCACAGCGGTCATCTCATCCTTGTCCGGCATGTCTACCGGCTCTTTGAACAGCATTTGAATGAGATAGGGGCCGCCGGGCTGGGGCCCTTTTTTGTCATCCAGGTTTTGCCGGAACACTTGATTACTCATTTTTGTCCTCCTTATAGCAGCAGACCATGTAACAACGGGCGATCGCTACTTTGTATGCGGGGTTACTCCAAAAATCAAAAAAAGAGCCACACTAAATAGAACCAATCCGATGAAGTTGCGCTCTATCAGCAGTTTTATGGCCAAGAGAAGCAGCAGACCACAAACCAGAATAATAATACCATTCATTTCTTTTTATCCATTTTGTCAGGGAACAGCTTGAACCGAAACGCCAGTTCCTGATTAACGATTTCCTTGGGCAGCTTTCGGGGATTGGCGATTAGATACCAAGCCCGATAAGTCCGCTTTTCCATGTCCTGCTCCTGAAGGTAGATCTGATAGCCCGCTTCGTCCTCCTCCGTCCAAGTGTCATACTGCTTCTTGGCCTGGACATGGTTTCCCACGACCACGTCCAATTCCTCCACGGAGCGGCTGGCGGCCCAAGCATGGTCCACATCGCCAGCATGGGAGAAATAGAAGATTTGCATCCCCATCCACCGGCGCACCTTGCTTTCCGGCGTTCCACGCAATTCCGCCTGACGGCGGTACTCCGCCAGCTGCTCTGGTGTTCCGTATCTTTCCACCGCCTGCTCCTCCACATGAATACGCCAACTGTAATCCTCCGGCTGGGTAAAGGGGGCGCAGACCGGCTGTAACGCCTCTGCCGGGTCCTCCTCAAAGCGGTCGATAAAGTCAAGGTAGCGGGCTTTGATTAAGGGCAGAAAAGTGTCCAGCAACCCGGTATCCAACCGCAGGTCCTCTGTCAGCATCCGGAAGAACGAACCGCCTGTTATCGGTTCTATTTTGAAAGAGTAGAGAAAGTCATCCCCCTGCTTAATGATGCAGCTGAATCCCACCTCCACATTTCCATGGCCGATTTCGTAGTCTATGTAGTTGTAGCGGCTCCGCTCAAACCAGATCAGGTAGGTCAGGCCGTTTTTCGTTCTCTTTTGAAGTTGCCCTTTTTCAGACGCTTCCAGCCCTTTTCCTCCAGCCCCAGCCCGTTCCACAGGTAGTCCAGAAGCTCCTGAAATATATCTGCCGGGCGTTTTTGTTCCATAAAATCCTCCCAACCGCTTATGCTTGTTCCTCACTTTTTCCAATCACATCCGCTAATTGAGTACTGACAGTATCTATGTAGAGATGCACCCCATCCCGATCACAGTGGTACAGGTTTGAGTAGCTTGTACTCTCATTAGGGCGGATAGGGTTAGGCTCCACCACCTCGGTAGCTTCCAGCAGACCGACACCCAGTTCCGCCGCGGCAGTGAGAGCCTTTTTCAGCACGGCAAGCTGTCCGTTACTCCAAAGTCCCTCCAAATCCTCCAGCACCTTTGGGTCCTGCTCCAGATCCCGGAGAAGCTGTGTAACCTGCTTTGGAGACAGGTACACGCCGGAACAGTAGTTTTCAATGATCTGATTTTCTGCCGGATTTGGAAAAGCTGTTGGTGTCACCTGTGCCCATGGGGTGAAATACCGGGCATATTCCGGCTTTTCTTCCACCAGGAAAGAAAAGGCACTGCCTCTGGTGTAATAGTAATCCCGGAAAAAGCCCTGGATCACCGCAATATAAAAGCCGTGGCTCTTATCAAACAATTCATCCGGCTCTGTCCCCGCACCGACCCGCAGAGTATCCAGATATTTTTCCGCATAGAAGTCCTCCATTCCGTGCTGTGCGGCAAGGGCCAGCACCTTTTCCTCCTGCCCCTGCTGTACCCAGGAAAGCGGGGTAAAATACCATTCCCGCATTTCTTCCGGCGAAATCGGGTGAAAACTGACATCGTATCCCATAAAGCTCCTCCTTAATAATCCAGTAAAATGGGCACCTGCTGTTCCTCGGCAAACCGCATGGCCCGCCAGAACATGGAGAAGGCGAACTTGGCAAGGGACTGGGTATCATACTGGGTATGCTCCGAGATGTCCGCCTTGCTGTACTGTCCATCCGGGCCTACGGTTCCGTCTGCCGGGTATCCCTCCGTGTCTGCCCAATCAAGGATGGTATCCTCATCGGCCTGCCACGCCAGCTGGTTCAGCTTCTCCAGCTCCTTCCGCAGTCCGCCCACCGTGCCGATGGCGGCGGTGTCGTCGGTAGGCAGAGGTGCTTGGAAGAAGAAGGCGTCCGGCAGAGGCAGCCACCAGGTAGCCCCACGGAACAGGGACCATACCCGCTCCTGGTCCGCCGCAAGGCGGGCGACCAGGGGATGCTCCCCGAAGTTCCAGTCCTTCTCCACAGTGGGAGGCACCGGTTCCTCGTATGTATGGCAGGCGGCCGCCAGCAGCATGGCGCCGAAGGCATCCCAATCCGGCTTGTCGGTGTAGTAGGGGCTCTCGTTATTCTCCGGCCAGGGAGCGTAGGGGGCTGGCCCGGCTGAGAAATGGCGTTCAGAATCTGATCCCGCCAGTTCTCCACCGCCGCCTGGACCTCGGCCGGGGACAGTTCCTCCTCGTTGTCAGCGGGTTCCCCGTCCGGGGTGATGCGGTTGAAGGCGTATCCGTTTTCCTCCGCCCACTGCTGAACAACGGTTTTCCAGTTGTGAGAATAGTAC
This DNA window, taken from Dysosmobacter welbionis, encodes the following:
- a CDS encoding thioredoxin domain-containing protein; the encoded protein is MPNRLQFEQSPYLLQHRENPVDWRPWGSEAFQTAREEDKPVFLSIGYSTCHWCHVMAHESFEDETVAEAINRDFIPIKVDREERPDVDAVYMAACVAMTGSGGWPLTVLLTPEQEPFWAGTYLPRQALLSLLQQAARLWREDRGSLLTAGEALTDRLREAEGAGTGFPDRALAGMAAGLYARSFDTRWGGFGHAPKFPTPHNLIFLLRYARRTGESQAGAMAEQTLESMYRGGLFDHVGGGFARYSTDEMWLVPHFEKMLYDNALLALAYTEAYQQTRRPLYGEIVRRTLDYVLRELRDFQGGFYCGQDADSEGEEGKYYVFTEGELRDLLGPEDAEAFCGWYGVTETGNFAGKNILNLIGREQVQREPVRIRPLRERVYAYRLERTCLHRDDKVLAAWNGLMIAALARAGLALDEPRYRDAAVGAAAFLKRSLTEENGRLLARWRAGQAAHPGKLDDYAFCAWGLLELYGVTFRTAYLAEAGDLTARLLEQFFDGKNGGFYPYAADGEQLITRTKETYDGAMPSGNAAAALVLSRLARLTGEARWRTAADLQLGYLAGATRTYPAGHGFAMLVFLEELWPSAELVCAARTMPEELAAFLREASRPELTVLVKTPETAKPLEELAPFTEAYPIPETGVRYYLCRNGACARPVDSISEVRRLLEQN
- a CDS encoding DUF5714 domain-containing protein, which gives rise to MHPEECLICKAPLEYLVRDEDMECAICHKKESSKTRCVNGHYVCNDCHTQGMDTIFGLCLAETSADPAAILRRMMDLSFCHMHGPEHHVMVGAALLTAYKNAGGKLDLESALREMYSRGKAVPGGACGFWGACGAGISAGQFLAIATASTPLAREPWGLSNQMTARALDSIGKVGGPRCCKRDSWLAVQAAVDFVREHLGVEMQHSVPVCSYSARNSQCIGKRCPFSAAKQRALEAKTAPSF
- a CDS encoding DUF4261 domain-containing protein, whose translation is MSNQVFRQNLDDKKGPQPGGPYLIQMLFKEPVDMPDKDEMTAVMKKHIGAVECFCRDKKMAGFAALDHIAEFQDGKCPVQLMVMGCDKFKGKGFDAFLMSQMWDCREDRERIFRECRYQVVATDMLAAALPALERANLDADFVEALAELYPTCEAFYFQNCGKLLLAEYVRSHQIEGSDRFIRFGVNVRFFNIEGTEDMLIDTVGMNTLFLPDLQYHFHSMDPNWVVNHAYNAASYILEHDNPIGDGETIDGIENGRMSREIQWKCQYEDALIQPPRGVVDIHMGDYASGKR